Within Takifugu rubripes chromosome 20, fTakRub1.2, whole genome shotgun sequence, the genomic segment AGGATCTGTGGAGTCCCACTCTGCTCATGTGAGTAAAACCACTGAATACACGTCCATGTCCTGATatcatctctgctgcttccacctgCCTGTTCTAGAGTGATCCCTGACACAGAAATCTCGTGGTCATGGTTGGATCTACTGTGCATAAGGAAACATAGAGCATTTAATCCTGCGATGGTGTTAGAACAACATTTGGAAGAACCTGATTATATAGTCCTCCTATAAGCATTATAGGAGGACTATATTTCAAGGGCACGTGTGAGATAAAATGATGTATTTATTGAAATttgtttgcttcatttattgGTGGGAAGCCAATTTGACTGTGCAGCTGTCCTGTGGAAATTCCTCTGTGCCTGACTCGATTGTCTTTCACGTTTGAGGCTGCTGCTAATGGCAGAACCAACGTAATCACTCTGCCTCTTGAAGTAATGACATCATGGGACCTGCACACGGTGTTCTTCCagtcctgcagacacagagatGTTGCTGTAGTTCAGCAGTCAGGACTAATTATCCATGATGATGCAGGGTGCATTCTTTaatacaaatgtgtaaaatCAGGCAACCTGGGTGACCTGGGGTTCCTTCATGCTCAATTTTCATTCGCTACAAATGTACTTTATATTGGAATACATGTTGGCTTGAATAAAAGTGTTACACGACCTACTTGAACCCAAATGCTCTGTACATCGTAAATGTGTATTATTTTGCCCCTTGTCTTTAGTGGTTGCACCAATAGATTACAGTAACTAAACGGACACCAGCCTGAAAATATGCAGTTCTTTGATTGTCCACTAGACGGACTCCATCGGGATACAGGTTCCGATGACCTTCGTTTAAAAATGgcgaaaacaaaaaaacaacacatcttCTGCAGCATAACACCTTTAGTGGATATGAAATCTACTAGTGGTAGTTTAGTTTTTATCTTTGGAAACATGCAGCCTTACACAGAAAATGAATGAGTGCAGGCGGGAGGCTGCGACCACCTCTGACAACTGTAAACTAAGATTAGAAGTGAGAAGCGAGATGATCTAGCTGGATCAGAGAAGGGGTGGGCTTCTTCTGGCATCTTCGTTAGCCTCTTCAACTGCACTTACGAAGAAATTCATGAGTGATATTTAACTCGGAGGAGGTCTGCACTGAGTCGGTCACATGCCCCTCACATGTGCTTCTCTGGGCAGGGGGATAAAAGTCCATGTGATCAACAATACTTAAAAGCCCCCAAAATGTAGGGAAAGGAATTGAGTAAATTCCTGCAGCGATACTGACTCTTCCTGCCAACACCGAACAAGTGTTCCAGCAGACCGCCCCCATGAAGACTCTTTAGGTCGCATTTTGGGCGTCAGGTGTCCTCTATTGTCGTGAATCCCGTCTCCTCCCACCCCCAGGTCCGTGCTCCCCTCTCAGAGGGATGGGCACTACAGAGGCAACTCTACGCATGGAGAACATGGAGGTGAAAGATGAGTGGCAGGATGAAGACTTCCCAAGGTAAAGTCCTTtcattcctcttcctcacctctaAATCTTTTAATTGTCTAATTTTTTCATCCATTATTATTGTATTCCTTAATGCTACTGCAAGAGACAATTAGAGAAGGTTGAGATGCTCGACGTGTAGAAAAGCAGCGAGGAAGAACCCCACCCCCGTCAGATTCAGCAAGGGGCAGGTGTAGTTCTGTCCGTAAATGGGCTCAGGCCACGTCATGTGACGCAACAGCAGTTGCCGAGCATCAACACAGCATCGCCAGGAAAATGGTGGCAGGATTTGCTTAGAGACAGACACGCAGGAAGAAGCAGCAAGAAAGGGACCGTTACTGCGGTAGATGCCCGGAGACACTCTGCTCTAGACCGCATGTTACCGACCGGGACGCTGCGGAATGAGAGAACGCAGCCCATAAAAAGCGAGTGTGCGTAAAAGCGCATTTCTGTCGGCACTGACACAAGCAGATATTTCCTCAAGGTAAGCGTCATAATGTTTACCGCTGAAGGACGACGTGGCTGTTGAAGGCAAACCCAATAATCTGTTTTTATCGTAATCATTCCTGACAAAAGAGAGCAGGGCGACCGCAGGGGTCTGCGGGGAGGAGAGTCCTATCCCTCTTTTGTCTGCATTAAAGCCAGTGAGCCGGTGTTGTTGTCTCAGCAGAagcgtctctctgtctctatctttctctcacacacacgcacacgcacgcgcgcacacacgttACAGCTACACTGCATTGTAGCATCTCTGCAGTCGGATCGTCTTGTTATTGATACGCACGTGTGCGTGCCCCCGCCCTAATGGAAAACAGCGCATCACTTCCTCGCTGTGTTTTCTCACATGCACTATATTTTTTACTCCACTTTAAGCTTTGGTGTTGTGTTCCTAACCCGATGCTCATTGTTTTGTCTTCAGACTACTTCCAGAGTACGGAGACATGGACCCCTCTTGTGGTCTCACAGATGACAGACCCTGTAGGTAACACCGAGGGGTCAACAATGGGCAGAATATAACATAACACCTCCTAGTATGACGCCGCTTGTTTTGTGATGCCTTCGCTGCAGCTCCCCCCAACTCTCTGAACGTGAGCCCACCTGGAGGCGGCGGCGTTGCTTCGTCCCACCGCAAGCGCAGAACACTCATCGCACCCGAGCTGAACCTTTCACTGGACCACAGCGAGGGCTCTTTGCTGTCGGACGACTTCTTGGACACGCCGGACGACCTGGACATCAACGTCGATGACATTGACACGCCCGACGAGACGGACTCCCTGGAGTTCATCACCAATGGCAATGAGCTTGAATGGGAAGGTGAGTTTAACACAACCAGATTCTAGTCTTACTAATTGAGTCCAATATGTCGTCCTGCAGTGGTAATAATCAGCcgaaaggttctgggttcaattCCAGGACAGTGAAAGGACTGAGTTGGATGAGTGATTGGTGTGTCCGGAGTGATAGatgacagaaaatggatggttGTAGGACATATTACGCACTACGATCACCTCTCTGGCATTTTCTATGTTACTCCTATGTCACCAAACACCTCTGACCTAGAGAGGACGCCAAATCTGTGAGGGTGGTTTGTGGTTCTGGGTGTAAGGTTTCTGTCCCTGCAGGTCCTTAGAGATGGCATCGATATTTAGCTAAATTTGGATATTCTGAGTTTTCAGATCAGCTCAAATTGTGCCTTTTCTACCAAAATATGAATTAGCGCGACAGCATAACAGGCACTCAACAGTTATCAAACCAATATTGCTTCTTTTATTTACTTTGGGTCTCACTGGTTCTAATTTTTGCTGCAAGGTCAGCTTTGTAAACAGAACCTGTTCTTTACGCTCTGTCCAGACGATGCGCCGGTGGCCTCAGCGAAAGCTGCCCCAGCTGACGGTTTAGGAGACGCGGAAGACGAAGGGAACACCAACGGACGTCTCTGGAGGACGGTGCTCATAGGAGAGCAGGAGCATCGTATTGACATGCAGATCATCAGGCCTTACCTGCGGGTCATCACGCACGGAGGTCAGTGAGTGACAGGAACCGTCAGACGGATGTTGAAGGCAGTTTGTATTGTTTCCCACGGTGATCTAAACTTTGTCGGCTCCTCACTGCAACTTTATCCCTTCAGGTTACTATGGCGAAGGCCTGAACGCGATCATTGTTTTCTCTGCCTGTTACCTGCCTGACAGCAGCTGTTCCGACTATCACTACATCATGGAAAACCTCTTCCTGTGAGTGTGCCATGGCTGACATCATTCTCCGGACCTTGTTCTACCTTAACGTGTCCTTCCTGCAGCTATGTGGTGAGCAGCCTGGAGATGCTTGTGGCCGAAGATTACCTGATCATCTACATGAACGGGGCCACTCCTCGGAGTAGGATGCCTGGGATCAGCTGGCTCAAGAAATGTTACCAAATGATTGACAGAAGGTGAGGAAAATAGGCTGTAAAACAGCTGGATTTCTAATTCTGATGCTGAATTGACTTGTGCTGTTTGTGCTGTACTTGCAGACTGAGAAAGAACCTAAAATCTTTAGTCATCGCTCATCCTACATGGTTCATACGGACTGTCCTGGCTATATCTAGACCCTTTATCAGGTAACACTATATAATAAATGTTGAACCAATCAAGTTTTGCACTGTAAAACGTTTTTCAACTTAAAAATCGTGAAATGCTGAATAATAACCCCAATGATCAgttggggtaaaaaaaaaaatttaaaattgtCTTCCACAGTATGAAGTTCTTGAATAAGATCCAGTACGTCCACAGCCTGGATGAACTGGCTGAGATCGTCCCCATGGAGCACGTCCATGTTCCAGACTGTGTGATGCAGTAAGTACCagtggccaccaggtggcgaaCTGGGACTGTGGTTCCGTCCGCCTGGTGCACAGACGGTTGTCAAATAATGAAACTGAGAATCAGCGTGTAATTTAGTCAAATGTATTCATTTCCTGTCCCACCTGTTCTTACCTTTTCAGTCAGCTCACACTGCCCATCTTCCATCTTTTATCTCATTTATATCTTTGGGCAAATAGTTCAAATTAGGTTTAATAAACAGAGAATGAATGTAAaatgttcaaataaaattaaaatatggTTTTTACTCTAGTCATATTAACAACACAGTTTTGCTTATTTACAGGTTTGATGAAGAGAGAATTAAAGCACGAAAGGAAAGGTAATATTCAACACTGATTGACAGACCTACACTTGAaatactcactcactcactcaacctctctttctgtgtgtgtgtgtgtgtgcgtgtgtgcgtgtgtgtgtgtgtgtgtgtgtgtgtgtgtgtgtgtgtgtgtagaatggaacatgaaaaaaaacagcaggaggaacaatCAGTCACAAAAGATGCATTCAAAAAGCCAGAGAGGTATCAATCTGCAGAGAGATTAACTGAGAGATTGaatattttatcatttaaaaaaaaaatcatttgtccTTTTCCTCACTTTCAGGCCCAAGTCGATGATTGTCGATTAAGGACAACAGCAGAGCGTTTCTGTTGAAGGTAAATGTGTGTATCTCAAATGTAACAGCTCCAAAGTGAAACACGTCCTTTCAGGGATTTTCTAAAACTAGTAGAGGTAGAGGGTGGACATAGGGTTTAAAGGTCAACAAAAGGACATTGTAATTCATTCTGAAGCCCAGCGAGTTAAGGGGAGCAGTTTAATGTGGCGTAGAAGTTTATGTGTTGGCATCATTCATCATTTATGAATTATAAATTCAGCTATAATAAAGGATTTTTGTGTTGTAATATACTGACGAAAGATGATCCATGCAATTCTGTAACCACTCTACAGTAACTCTGTGTCTCGTATATATGTAACACAATCATTTTGTGTCATTGTGATCTTCTTTATGCAGCGTTTGGAACATGAACCCTGTGATTTACACCCACGAGAAGCCGCGGCCCATTCAAATCTACTTGTGCTTCCATGTTTCAACGTCCAGCTTCTGATGTGTGAATCTGTCCGTCCCTCTGGAACTCCGCTGGAAGCCGCTGCTCAGTCAGGAGCTCTGGCTGGGAAACGGCTCACCTGTTTATTATCATCCCGTCTGACCCGGTGTGTCACGCGTGTTTCCGACGGCCTCAACACGAGCTCTCGTCCTCTGAGACAAGTGATTTTGGAAATATGGAGCGGAAACTATTTTAACTTCCCAAACTGTTACTACCTTCAGCTTAACTGAGGATCTACAAAATGTTAAGCTCTACTGAccgtttagaaaaaaaaaaaaaaaaaaaaaagtttgggcACCAAGTTTGGGGATTTGTGCATCTAAAAGCTT encodes:
- the atcaya gene encoding caytaxin isoform X1; this encodes MGTTEATLRMENMEVKDEWQDEDFPRLLPEYGDMDPSCGLTDDRPSPPNSLNVSPPGGGGVASSHRKRRTLIAPELNLSLDHSEGSLLSDDFLDTPDDLDINVDDIDTPDETDSLEFITNGNELEWEDDAPVASAKAAPADGLGDAEDEGNTNGRLWRTVLIGEQEHRIDMQIIRPYLRVITHGGYYGEGLNAIIVFSACYLPDSSCSDYHYIMENLFLYVVSSLEMLVAEDYLIIYMNGATPRSRMPGISWLKKCYQMIDRRLRKNLKSLVIAHPTWFIRTVLAISRPFISMKFLNKIQYVHSLDELAEIVPMEHVHVPDCVMQFDEERIKARKERMEHEKKQQEEQSVTKDAFKKPERPKSMIVD
- the atcaya gene encoding caytaxin isoform X2, which produces MDPSCGLTDDRPSPPNSLNVSPPGGGGVASSHRKRRTLIAPELNLSLDHSEGSLLSDDFLDTPDDLDINVDDIDTPDETDSLEFITNGNELEWEDDAPVASAKAAPADGLGDAEDEGNTNGRLWRTVLIGEQEHRIDMQIIRPYLRVITHGGYYGEGLNAIIVFSACYLPDSSCSDYHYIMENLFLYVVSSLEMLVAEDYLIIYMNGATPRSRMPGISWLKKCYQMIDRRLRKNLKSLVIAHPTWFIRTVLAISRPFISMKFLNKIQYVHSLDELAEIVPMEHVHVPDCVMQFDEERIKARKERMEHEKKQQEEQSVTKDAFKKPERPKSMIVD